The Pantoea phytobeneficialis genome has a segment encoding these proteins:
- the mraZ gene encoding division/cell wall cluster transcriptional repressor MraZ → MFRGATLVNLDSKGRLAVPTRYRELLIAESQGQMVCTIDLHQPCLLLYTLPEWEIIEKKLSRLSSMNPAERRVQRLLLGHASECQMDNAGRLLLANTLRQHASLTKEVMLVGQFNKFELWDEQTWYQQVKDDIDAEQSAQEPLSERLQDLSL, encoded by the coding sequence ATGTTCCGTGGGGCAACGTTAGTCAATCTCGACAGCAAAGGGCGGCTGGCCGTACCAACACGCTATCGTGAATTGCTGATCGCAGAGTCTCAGGGTCAAATGGTTTGCACCATCGACCTCCATCAGCCCTGCCTGCTGCTTTATACCCTGCCCGAATGGGAAATCATTGAGAAAAAGCTGTCTCGCTTATCCAGCATGAACCCCGCCGAGCGTCGCGTGCAGCGTCTGCTGTTGGGGCATGCCAGTGAGTGTCAGATGGATAATGCAGGCCGCTTGTTGTTGGCAAATACCCTTCGCCAACATGCGAGCCTGACGAAAGAAGTGATGCTGGTCGGCCAGTTCAACAAGTTTGAACTGTGGGATGAACAGACCTGGTATCAACAAGTTAAGGATGATATTGACGCAGAACAGTCAGCTCAGGAACCTTTATCTGAGCGGTTGCAGGACTTGTCGCTATAG